In Streptomyces sp. NBC_01381, a genomic segment contains:
- a CDS encoding SDR family NAD(P)-dependent oxidoreductase yields the protein MNLPATGRRVLISGASRGLGRALAQAFAENGDRVAVHYGSREEEARATLDSLTGGGHVLVGGDLSDPAGAADVAGRAADALGGIDVLVNNAAVNLPHPLADTSYEDWAELWQRHVSVNLLATANLSHLAARRMIDQGSGGRIVNIGSRGAFRGEPDHPAYGATKAAVHALGQSLAVSLAPHGIAVASVAPGFFETERVAHRLSGAEGAAIRAQSPFGRAGTAEEIAAAVLWLASPVAEWASGTVLDLNGASHLRT from the coding sequence ATGAACCTGCCAGCCACCGGCCGCCGTGTACTGATCAGCGGAGCCTCCCGAGGCCTGGGGAGAGCCCTCGCGCAGGCCTTCGCGGAGAACGGGGACCGCGTCGCGGTGCACTACGGCTCGCGCGAGGAGGAGGCGCGCGCGACGCTCGACTCGCTGACGGGCGGCGGACATGTGCTGGTGGGCGGTGACCTGTCGGATCCGGCGGGGGCCGCGGATGTCGCGGGGCGGGCCGCCGATGCGCTGGGCGGCATCGACGTCCTGGTGAACAACGCCGCCGTGAACCTGCCGCATCCGCTCGCCGACACGTCGTACGAGGACTGGGCCGAGCTGTGGCAGCGGCATGTGTCCGTGAATCTCCTTGCCACGGCGAACCTCAGCCATCTCGCCGCCCGGCGGATGATCGACCAGGGCTCGGGCGGCCGGATCGTGAACATCGGCTCGCGCGGCGCGTTCCGCGGGGAGCCGGATCACCCGGCGTACGGGGCGACGAAGGCGGCCGTGCACGCGCTCGGGCAGTCCCTGGCCGTCTCGCTGGCCCCGCACGGCATCGCGGTGGCGTCCGTCGCGCCCGGATTCTTCGAGACCGAGCGGGTGGCGCACCGGCTCAGCGGGGCGGAGGGCGCGGCGATCCGTGCGCAGAGTCCGTTCGGGCGGGCGGGGACGGCGGAGGAGATCGCTGCGGCGGTGCTGTGGCTGGCCTCGCCGGTGGCCGAGTGGGCGTCAGGGACGGTGCTCGACCTCAACGGCGCTTCACATCTGCGTACCTGA
- a CDS encoding SGNH/GDSL hydrolase family protein: MSTHPYARYVAMGDSQTEGIGDGDEAHGYRGWADRLAELLADANPDIGYANLAVRGRLTAGIKAEQLAPALALKPDLVTVMAGMNDLVRPGFDAAGVARDIEDMFTELTAAGARVATVTFPDIGRISPLARRAMPRVLDLNARIRAAADRHGVVVFDTFPHRITTDPRLWCADRLHASPLGHARIAAGMADALGIPGHEDWLRPLPAPPAVSPLRAAVVEARWFAGFMGPWAWRRLRGRSSGDGRVAKRPALGPVVTPERAP; the protein is encoded by the coding sequence ATGAGCACACATCCGTACGCGCGCTATGTCGCGATGGGCGACAGCCAGACGGAAGGGATCGGGGACGGCGACGAGGCCCACGGCTACCGCGGCTGGGCCGACCGCCTCGCCGAGCTGCTCGCCGATGCCAACCCTGACATCGGGTACGCCAACCTCGCCGTGCGGGGCAGGCTGACCGCGGGCATCAAGGCGGAGCAGCTTGCCCCCGCGCTGGCCCTCAAGCCGGACCTGGTCACGGTCATGGCGGGCATGAACGACCTGGTGCGGCCCGGCTTCGACGCCGCGGGGGTGGCCCGCGACATCGAGGACATGTTCACCGAGCTCACCGCGGCGGGAGCGCGGGTGGCCACGGTGACGTTCCCGGACATCGGGCGGATCTCGCCGCTCGCGCGCCGGGCGATGCCGCGGGTGCTCGATCTGAACGCCCGGATCAGGGCGGCCGCGGACCGGCATGGCGTCGTCGTCTTCGACACGTTCCCGCACCGGATCACCACCGACCCCCGGCTGTGGTGCGCCGACCGGCTGCACGCCAGCCCCCTTGGGCATGCGCGGATCGCCGCCGGCATGGCCGACGCGCTCGGCATTCCGGGGCACGAGGACTGGCTGCGGCCGCTGCCGGCGCCTCCGGCGGTTTCGCCGCTGCGGGCGGCGGTCGTGGAGGCGCGGTGGTTTGCGGGGTTCATGGGGCCGTGGGCCTGGCGGCGGCTGCGGGGGCGTTCCTCTGGGGACGGGAGGGTGGCTAAGCGGCCGGCTCTTGGGCCGGTGGTTACGCCGGAGCGGGCACCTTGA
- a CDS encoding endonuclease/exonuclease/phosphatase family protein, giving the protein MPLIPGATRPTVRSAAIATVVATALAAGLLAASSSAASADEVRVHDIQGTTRLSPLDGQQVTDVTGIVTGVRSYGSKGFWIQDPKADSDAATSEGVFVYTGSAALTVKTGDAVRVSGTVAEYVPGGAASGNQSLTQLTKPTVTVESSGNALPAPVTVDAKKVPSAYAPDGDPADGSSINALPLKPRSYALDLYESLEGMNVRVGTSRVVGATDPYNELWITVKPHENADRRGGTVYGSYAAQNTGRLQIQQLAPVSEQPFPKANVGDVLSGGAEGPLDFNQFGGYTLTARTLGKVTDKGLVREKTRRQAKGELAVATYNVENLDPTDPQKKFDALAGAVVSNLASPDILALEEIQDDNGAKNDGTVSAEATLKKFTDAIVAAGGPRYEWRSIAPENNKDGGEPGGNIRQVFLFNPERVSFTDRGEGNATTATDVVASSSGGRAELTLSPGRIDPANSAWADSRKPLAGEFSFRGRTVFVVANHFGSKGGDEGLTSHHQPPVRSSEEKRVRQAQAVNSFVRDVRKVHKSADMVVLGDVNDFEFSGTTKALESGGALKSAVKSLPRSERYSYVYQGNSQVLDQILTSPGVGAAGDFAYDSVHINAEFAEQNSDHDPQVLRFRP; this is encoded by the coding sequence ATGCCGCTCATACCCGGTGCCACCCGGCCCACCGTGAGATCCGCCGCGATCGCCACCGTCGTCGCCACCGCGCTGGCCGCCGGTCTGCTCGCCGCGAGCTCGTCCGCCGCCTCCGCCGACGAGGTCCGCGTCCACGACATCCAGGGCACCACCCGTCTCTCGCCCCTGGACGGGCAGCAGGTCACGGACGTGACGGGCATCGTCACGGGCGTGCGCTCCTACGGCTCCAAGGGCTTCTGGATCCAGGACCCGAAGGCCGACTCGGACGCCGCGACCAGCGAGGGCGTCTTCGTCTACACGGGGTCGGCGGCCCTGACGGTGAAGACCGGTGACGCCGTCCGCGTCTCCGGCACGGTCGCCGAGTACGTGCCCGGCGGCGCCGCGTCCGGCAACCAGTCCCTGACCCAGCTCACCAAGCCGACGGTGACCGTCGAATCGTCCGGCAACGCGCTGCCCGCGCCGGTCACGGTGGACGCCAAGAAGGTGCCGTCCGCGTACGCGCCCGACGGCGACCCGGCGGACGGCTCCAGCATCAACGCGCTGCCGCTGAAGCCCCGCTCGTACGCCCTCGATCTGTACGAGTCCCTGGAGGGCATGAACGTCCGCGTCGGCACCTCGCGCGTGGTCGGCGCCACCGATCCCTACAACGAGCTGTGGATCACCGTGAAGCCGCACGAGAACGCGGACCGGCGGGGCGGCACCGTCTACGGCTCCTACGCGGCGCAGAACACCGGGCGGCTGCAGATCCAGCAGCTCGCGCCGGTCTCCGAGCAGCCGTTCCCGAAGGCGAACGTCGGCGACGTGCTGTCCGGTGGCGCCGAAGGGCCCCTGGACTTCAACCAGTTCGGCGGCTACACCCTGACGGCGCGCACCCTCGGCAAGGTCACCGACAAGGGGCTCGTACGCGAGAAGACACGGCGCCAGGCCAAGGGTGAGCTGGCCGTGGCGACGTACAACGTGGAGAACCTCGACCCGACCGACCCGCAGAAGAAGTTCGACGCGCTCGCGGGCGCCGTCGTCTCGAACCTCGCATCGCCCGACATCCTCGCCCTGGAGGAGATCCAGGACGACAACGGCGCCAAGAACGACGGGACCGTCTCGGCGGAGGCGACCCTGAAGAAGTTCACAGACGCGATCGTCGCCGCGGGCGGGCCCCGCTACGAGTGGCGGTCCATCGCCCCGGAGAACAACAAGGACGGCGGGGAGCCCGGCGGGAACATCCGTCAGGTGTTCCTCTTCAACCCGGAGCGGGTGTCCTTCACCGACCGGGGCGAGGGGAACGCGACGACCGCCACGGACGTCGTCGCCTCCTCCTCGGGCGGACGGGCCGAGCTGACCCTCTCGCCGGGGCGCATCGACCCCGCGAACTCCGCCTGGGCGGACAGCCGCAAGCCGCTGGCCGGCGAGTTCAGCTTCCGGGGGCGGACCGTGTTCGTGGTCGCCAATCACTTCGGCTCGAAGGGCGGCGACGAGGGCCTCACGTCGCACCACCAGCCGCCGGTGCGCTCGTCGGAGGAGAAGCGGGTGCGGCAGGCGCAGGCCGTGAACTCCTTCGTGCGGGACGTACGCAAGGTGCACAAGAGCGCGGACATGGTCGTGCTCGGGGATGTGAACGACTTCGAGTTCTCCGGGACGACGAAGGCCCTGGAGTCGGGCGGCGCGCTGAAGTCGGCCGTCAAGTCCCTTCCCCGGTCCGAGCGTTACTCGTATGTGTACCAGGGGAACTCGCAGGTCCTCGACCAGATCCTGACCAGTCCCGGGGTGGGGGCTGCCGGGGACTTCGCGTACGACAGCGTGCACATCAACGCGGAGTTCGCCGAGCAGAACAGTGACCACGACCCGCAGGTGCTGAGGTTCCGCCCGTAG
- a CDS encoding SRPBCC domain-containing protein, with protein sequence MTTSSGKEFEIVREFEVDASPVEVWDALTTGTGGWLWPMRYEPREGGAAPFGGTVTRWDPPHRLTGRVEDPEGLPDGQVLHQLDHTIEPRDGGRRSWVRYVHSGVFTDDWANQYDGASKHTDFYLHTLRQYLTHFTGRPAAFTTLEGPPSAKTPGAFIELGRHLGLPDDAREGARVRVDAPGGPLDAVVDFRTSHFIGLRTDTALYRFFGRNRFGAPVAVSVHDFATHTDPKGTELAWRDWLDRLYA encoded by the coding sequence ATGACGACCAGCAGTGGCAAGGAGTTCGAGATCGTGCGGGAGTTTGAGGTCGATGCCTCGCCCGTGGAAGTCTGGGACGCGCTCACCACCGGTACCGGCGGCTGGCTGTGGCCCATGCGGTACGAACCTCGCGAAGGCGGAGCCGCCCCCTTCGGCGGCACCGTCACCCGCTGGGATCCCCCGCACCGCCTCACCGGACGCGTGGAGGATCCGGAAGGTCTGCCGGACGGCCAGGTCCTCCATCAGCTCGACCACACCATCGAGCCCCGCGACGGCGGCCGCCGCTCCTGGGTCCGCTACGTACACAGCGGCGTCTTCACCGACGACTGGGCCAACCAGTACGACGGGGCGAGCAAGCACACCGACTTCTATCTGCACACCCTGCGCCAGTACCTGACCCACTTCACGGGCCGCCCCGCCGCCTTCACCACCCTGGAGGGCCCGCCGTCCGCCAAGACCCCGGGCGCCTTCATCGAGCTGGGCCGCCACCTGGGCCTGCCCGACGACGCCCGGGAGGGCGCCCGCGTGCGCGTGGACGCGCCCGGCGGTCCGCTCGACGCGGTGGTCGACTTCCGCACGTCCCACTTCATCGGCCTGCGCACGGACACCGCGCTGTACCGCTTCTTCGGCCGCAACCGCTTCGGCGCCCCCGTGGCCGTCAGCGTCCACGACTTCGCGACGCACACCGACCCCAAGGGCACCGAACTGGCCTGGCGGGACTGGCTGGACAGGCTGTACGCCTAG
- a CDS encoding alkaline phosphatase PhoX: MSLTRRDFARRSATTGAGVALAGSVGALATAPGALAATETEGVDAEGAEAAYGAPGYGPLIPDPKGLLALPAGFSYRVLTYSGKTKLETGEFTPSNHDGTATFEGPRGVTLLVNNHELSGPRSKWKHPVPLTEGLVYDPAASGGCTVVEVRRDGQVAEWVGIAGTATNCAGGSTPWGTWLTGEETEDRAGENGMTKDHGYVFEVDPLDKRANQAPKPIKALGRYAHEAVVVDPKRGHLYLTEDASGPNGLLYRWTPPHGFEHGRGKLRALADDAGVLKALKCYDSGGRFVDDLSRATKIGTVYGVDWVEVPDRDARTVPVREQFDDGDITRARKLEGMWWGDGGVYIVASYARDESPVHHDGQVWFYHPARRTLTLKVLLGVNQDPGKDGAFDGPDNITVSPYGGLVIAEDGDGIQHLFGATDRGRTYPIARNDLNAGTPEKPSYSEFTGVTFSPDGKTLYANIQSPGIMLAITGPWRRQRG, from the coding sequence ATGTCGCTCACCCGCAGGGACTTCGCCAGACGCTCCGCGACAACCGGCGCCGGGGTCGCGCTGGCCGGCAGCGTCGGCGCGCTCGCCACCGCACCCGGCGCGCTCGCCGCCACCGAGACGGAAGGCGTGGACGCGGAAGGCGCCGAAGCGGCGTACGGCGCCCCCGGCTACGGTCCGCTCATACCCGACCCGAAGGGCCTGCTGGCGCTGCCCGCCGGGTTCTCGTACCGCGTCCTCACGTACAGCGGCAAGACGAAGCTGGAGACCGGCGAGTTCACGCCGTCCAACCACGACGGCACGGCCACCTTCGAGGGCCCGCGCGGTGTGACCCTGCTCGTCAACAACCACGAGCTGAGCGGCCCCCGCTCCAAGTGGAAGCACCCGGTCCCGCTCACCGAAGGCCTCGTCTACGACCCGGCCGCGTCCGGCGGCTGCACCGTCGTCGAGGTCCGCCGCGACGGACAGGTCGCCGAATGGGTCGGCATAGCCGGCACCGCCACCAACTGCGCGGGCGGCAGCACTCCTTGGGGCACCTGGCTGACCGGCGAGGAGACCGAGGACCGGGCCGGCGAGAACGGCATGACCAAGGACCACGGCTACGTCTTCGAGGTCGACCCCCTCGACAAGCGCGCCAACCAGGCGCCCAAGCCCATCAAGGCGCTCGGCCGCTACGCCCACGAGGCCGTCGTCGTCGACCCCAAGCGCGGCCACCTCTACCTCACCGAGGACGCCTCCGGACCCAACGGCCTGCTCTACCGCTGGACCCCGCCGCACGGCTTCGAGCACGGCCGCGGCAAGCTGCGCGCTCTCGCCGACGACGCGGGCGTACTGAAGGCCCTCAAGTGCTACGACTCCGGCGGCCGCTTCGTGGACGACCTGTCCCGCGCCACCAAGATCGGCACGGTCTACGGCGTGGACTGGGTCGAGGTCCCCGACCGCGACGCCCGCACGGTCCCGGTGCGCGAGCAGTTCGACGACGGCGACATCACGCGCGCCCGCAAGCTCGAAGGCATGTGGTGGGGCGACGGCGGCGTCTACATCGTCGCGTCGTACGCCCGTGACGAGAGCCCCGTCCACCACGACGGACAGGTGTGGTTCTACCACCCGGCCCGCCGCACCCTGACCCTGAAGGTCCTCCTCGGCGTCAACCAGGACCCCGGCAAGGACGGCGCCTTCGACGGCCCGGACAACATCACCGTCTCCCCGTACGGCGGCCTGGTCATCGCCGAGGACGGCGACGGCATCCAGCACCTCTTCGGCGCGACCGACCGCGGCCGCACGTACCCGATCGCCCGCAACGACCTCAACGCGGGCACCCCGGAGAAGCCCTCCTACAGCGAGTTCACCGGCGTCACGTTCTCGCCCGACGGCAAGACGCTCTACGCCAACATCCAGTCGCCCGGCATCATGCTGGCGATCACCGGGCCGTGGCGGAGACAGCGGGGCTAG